In one Alphaproteobacteria bacterium genomic region, the following are encoded:
- a CDS encoding ribose-phosphate pyrophosphokinase: MKILAGNSNKPLAEAISAYLNVPLTKASIRRFSDMEIFVEILENVRGEDVFVVQSTNYPTNDNLMELLVMMDALRRGSARRITAVIPYYGYARQDRKTGPRTPISAKLVANLIETAGANRVLTLDLHAGQIQGFFEVPTDNLFALPVLHKDLQEMLKNEDELMVVSPDVGGVVRARALAKRLECDLAIIDKRREKAGVSEVMNIIGEPKGRTCILIDDIVDSAGTLCNAAQALVDAGAKSVHAVVTHGVLSGGAVARVAASPLEQLVITDSIQATEAVRVSHNVRQVTIAPLLAEAIRRIYEEKSVSSLFD; this comes from the coding sequence ATGAAAATTCTTGCCGGCAACTCGAACAAGCCGCTTGCCGAAGCGATTTCCGCTTACCTCAACGTTCCTCTGACCAAGGCCTCGATCCGACGGTTCTCCGATATGGAGATATTCGTCGAGATCCTGGAGAACGTGCGCGGCGAAGACGTGTTCGTGGTTCAGTCGACGAACTATCCGACCAATGACAATCTGATGGAACTGCTGGTGATGATGGACGCGTTGCGGCGCGGCTCCGCCCGGCGCATCACGGCGGTCATTCCTTATTACGGCTACGCCCGGCAGGATCGGAAAACCGGACCCCGGACGCCGATCTCGGCCAAGTTGGTTGCCAACCTGATCGAGACGGCGGGCGCAAACCGCGTCCTGACGCTGGATCTGCATGCCGGTCAGATTCAGGGCTTCTTCGAAGTCCCGACGGACAACCTCTTCGCCCTGCCGGTCCTGCACAAGGATCTGCAGGAGATGCTGAAGAATGAAGACGAGCTGATGGTCGTCTCGCCCGATGTCGGCGGTGTGGTGCGCGCGCGTGCGCTGGCGAAACGCCTGGAGTGCGATCTGGCGATCATCGACAAGCGCCGCGAAAAGGCAGGCGTGTCCGAGGTGATGAACATCATCGGGGAGCCGAAGGGCCGGACCTGTATCCTGATCGACGACATCGTCGATTCCGCCGGCACGCTGTGCAATGCGGCTCAGGCGCTGGTCGATGCCGGGGCCAAGTCGGTCCATGCGGTCGTCACTCATGGCGTCCTGTCCGGCGGAGCAGTGGCGCGTGTCGCGGCATCGCCGTTGGAGCAACTGGTGATTACGGATTCGATCCAGGCGACCGAAGCGGTGCGTGTCAGCCACAATGTCCGACAGGTTACGATCGCCCCGCTTCTGGCCGAGGCGATCCGCCGGATTTACGAAGAAAAATCGGTTTCCAGCCTCTTCGATTGA
- a CDS encoding DUF484 family protein produces the protein MKPSPGSHPAPTGVEAKDVVSFLRDNPGFLNEHPDLLSELDPPKRNGGKGVYDFQEAMIRRLRDRIEETTDVARELIDTSRENLNSQSRVHECVLRLLSANSFEQLINLVQTDVAVVLDMDVVTLAVESANAEDFPVRSVTLVPPGFVDRLIGTDRDMLLRAHISGDPDLFGGAATLVQSDALVRLQISNSSPPALLAFGHRDPEKFHPGQATELIGFLSAVLAQLVRIWLDLPE, from the coding sequence ATGAAACCCTCTCCCGGCAGTCATCCCGCGCCGACCGGCGTTGAAGCCAAGGACGTTGTCAGTTTTCTTCGCGACAATCCGGGGTTTCTGAACGAGCACCCGGATCTCCTGTCCGAGCTGGACCCGCCGAAACGCAATGGCGGGAAGGGCGTCTACGATTTTCAGGAAGCCATGATCCGGCGCCTGCGGGACCGGATCGAAGAGACGACCGATGTCGCGCGGGAACTGATCGATACCAGTCGCGAAAACCTGAACAGCCAGTCGCGGGTTCACGAATGTGTTCTGCGACTGCTCAGCGCGAACTCCTTCGAACAACTGATCAACCTGGTTCAGACCGATGTCGCGGTCGTGCTGGACATGGATGTCGTCACGCTGGCGGTGGAATCGGCGAATGCCGAGGACTTTCCGGTGCGCAGCGTGACCCTCGTCCCGCCGGGATTCGTGGACCGTTTGATCGGAACGGACCGGGACATGCTGCTGCGGGCCCACATATCGGGCGATCCGGACCTTTTCGGCGGGGCTGCAACCCTGGTGCAGAGCGATGCGCTGGTCCGGCTGCAGATTTCAAACTCGTCACCGCCGGCCCTGCTGGCCTTCGGGCACCGCGACCCGGAGAAGTTCCATCCCGGTCAGGCAACCGAACTGATCGGCTTCCTGTCGGCGGTGCTCGCCCAACTGGTGCGCATTTGGCTGGATCTGCCCGAATAG
- a CDS encoding 50S ribosomal protein L25/general stress protein Ctc, whose amino-acid sequence MAEKAIFPAKPRERAGKGAARAVRREGLVPGVVYGDNKDPLTIAVDPRHIMKQLEMGLLFNTIYTVEVEGGAKEKALPRDVQFHPVTDAPLHIDFMRLRKGSKINVNIPVTFINEDASPGIDEGGILNVTRDEVELMCPVDDIPHEVVCDLTGTQIGDTIRISMVKLPEGVEPVIQDRDFVVANIAAAAIAEPVEGAEDDEDVAAEGEEATEAEGEEEEESEE is encoded by the coding sequence ATGGCTGAGAAAGCGATCTTCCCCGCGAAACCGCGGGAGCGGGCAGGTAAGGGGGCAGCCCGTGCGGTCCGCCGCGAAGGCCTTGTGCCGGGTGTCGTCTATGGCGACAACAAGGATCCCCTGACGATTGCGGTCGATCCGCGTCATATCATGAAGCAGCTGGAAATGGGCCTGCTGTTCAACACGATCTACACGGTCGAAGTTGAAGGCGGCGCCAAGGAGAAGGCCCTGCCGCGCGATGTGCAGTTCCATCCGGTCACGGATGCGCCGCTGCATATCGACTTTATGCGCCTGCGCAAAGGCTCGAAGATCAACGTCAACATCCCGGTCACCTTCATCAACGAAGATGCCAGCCCGGGTATCGACGAAGGCGGCATCCTGAACGTCACGCGTGACGAAGTCGAACTGATGTGCCCGGTCGACGACATTCCGCACGAAGTCGTCTGCGACCTGACCGGCACCCAGATCGGCGATACGATCCGTATCTCCATGGTCAAGCTGCCGGAAGGCGTCGAGCCGGTCATTCAGGATCGCGATTTCGTCGTTGCCAACATTGCGGCCGCCGCGATCGCGGAACCGGTCGAGGGTGCGGAAGACGACGAGGACGTGGCAGCCGAAGGCGAAGAAGCCACGGAAGCCGAAGGCGAAGAGGAAGAAGAGTCCGAGGAGTAA
- a CDS encoding YHS domain-containing (seleno)protein: protein MKRAVQSLVGIAIAVAVVVWVLVGTQQDPVTAINTNEANVAIHGYDPVAYFTEGRPVAGSSDFQATYRDAEFLFSTAENRDRFLADPEKFAPAYGGYCAYGVTQKQKFDIDPNAWEIVGDRLFLQLDPGTRLIWLEKRDDHIATADTLWPEIKPIPAKDL from the coding sequence ATGAAGCGCGCCGTGCAGTCGTTGGTCGGGATCGCGATTGCGGTCGCAGTGGTGGTCTGGGTTCTGGTCGGAACACAGCAGGATCCCGTAACCGCCATCAACACCAACGAGGCCAATGTTGCCATCCACGGCTACGATCCGGTGGCCTATTTCACGGAGGGTCGACCCGTCGCCGGTTCCAGTGATTTCCAGGCGACCTATCGGGATGCCGAGTTTCTGTTCTCCACGGCGGAAAACCGGGATCGCTTCTTGGCTGACCCCGAGAAATTTGCCCCGGCCTATGGCGGCTATTGTGCCTATGGCGTTACCCAGAAGCAGAAATTCGATATTGATCCCAATGCGTGGGAGATCGTCGGCGACCGCCTGTTCCTGCAATTGGATCCGGGAACGCGCCTGATCTGGCTGGAAAAGCGTGACGATCATATCGCGACGGCGGACACGCTGTGGCCGGAAATCAAACCAATTCCGGCGAAAGACCTCTAA
- a CDS encoding primosomal protein N', protein MTDGTPPLARSLFPPARRVKVLLPLPLAGSYDYGVPPGLEPVPGSFVEVPLGGRAVVGVVWDGEPDPDDVPEAKLKEISGILPAPPLPEASRRFVERVAAYTLAPPGSVLRMAMSAPKALEPASLRTVYTAADPPPDDLRWTAARRRVMSVAADGPALPAADLAREAGVTPGVIRGMADAGALLPLRLPDTENFEEPEWKRPGPALSDSQGAAASELCDAVRARAFSVTLLDGVTGSGKTEVYFEAVAAALEAGRPVLVLLPEIALSAQWLERFEERFGVRPAEWHSDLPPGTRRRTWKAVAEGRIKVMVGARSALHLPFPELGLIVVDEEHDGSFKQEEGVIYHARDMAVLRAQVFGCPIILASATPSLETVTNAESGRYRRLRLTERHGVAELPAIDMVDLRKTPPPRQRWISQPLQDALEETLSRGEQALLFLNRRGYAPLTLCRTCGHRIECPACDAWLVEHRFGRRLECHHCGFAMKTPDHCPECEDTGSLVACGPGVERLHEEALSILPDARIEVVTSDTLQGPLAAAAFVDRMASGEVNLVIGTQIVAKGYHFPLLTLVGVIDADLGLAGGDLRASERTFQLLSQVAGRAGRAGHSGRVMLQTANPGATVLQAIATGDRDGFYAAEAAMREEHGWPPFGRLAALIVSGEDEDLVERSASDLARAAPRSEGLRVLGPAAPPLALLRGRYRRRLLLKTGRDISIQRVLSDWLSRVKPPNAVRVQVDVDPYSFM, encoded by the coding sequence ATGACGGATGGAACGCCGCCGTTGGCCCGTTCTTTGTTCCCTCCGGCCCGCCGGGTCAAGGTTCTATTGCCGCTGCCGCTGGCTGGATCCTACGATTATGGCGTCCCTCCGGGCCTTGAGCCGGTGCCTGGCAGTTTCGTCGAGGTCCCTCTGGGCGGCCGCGCCGTTGTCGGCGTCGTCTGGGACGGAGAGCCGGATCCGGACGACGTCCCCGAAGCAAAGCTGAAGGAAATCAGCGGCATCCTGCCGGCGCCACCGCTTCCCGAAGCGTCACGCCGGTTTGTCGAGCGGGTCGCCGCCTATACCCTGGCGCCACCGGGATCGGTCCTGCGCATGGCGATGAGCGCGCCAAAGGCCCTGGAACCGGCCTCCCTACGCACCGTCTACACCGCCGCCGATCCGCCGCCGGACGACCTGCGATGGACCGCGGCACGGCGCCGGGTCATGAGCGTCGCCGCCGACGGCCCCGCCCTGCCCGCCGCGGACCTGGCGCGTGAGGCGGGGGTTACGCCCGGCGTCATCCGGGGCATGGCCGATGCCGGCGCCCTGCTGCCCTTGCGTCTGCCGGATACCGAAAACTTCGAGGAGCCCGAATGGAAGCGCCCGGGCCCTGCCCTGTCGGACAGTCAGGGCGCCGCCGCATCCGAGCTATGCGACGCCGTGCGCGCCAGGGCATTTTCCGTCACCCTGCTGGACGGGGTCACGGGATCCGGCAAGACCGAAGTCTATTTCGAAGCGGTCGCGGCGGCATTGGAAGCCGGGCGGCCGGTCTTGGTTCTGCTGCCGGAAATCGCCCTGTCAGCGCAATGGCTGGAGCGATTTGAGGAACGGTTCGGCGTACGCCCGGCGGAATGGCATTCCGACCTGCCGCCCGGCACGCGCAGGCGCACCTGGAAGGCCGTTGCCGAAGGCCGCATCAAGGTCATGGTCGGCGCGCGTTCCGCCCTGCATCTGCCGTTTCCGGAGCTCGGCCTGATCGTTGTCGATGAGGAGCATGATGGCTCCTTCAAGCAGGAAGAAGGCGTCATCTATCACGCCCGGGACATGGCCGTTTTACGCGCGCAGGTCTTCGGCTGCCCGATCATCCTGGCCTCCGCCACGCCCAGTCTGGAGACCGTGACCAACGCAGAATCCGGCCGGTACCGCCGGCTGCGACTGACGGAACGACATGGGGTTGCCGAACTTCCCGCCATCGACATGGTCGATCTGCGCAAGACGCCGCCGCCCCGGCAACGCTGGATTTCCCAGCCATTGCAGGACGCACTGGAAGAAACCCTGTCCCGGGGTGAGCAGGCCCTGCTGTTCCTGAACCGCCGGGGCTACGCCCCGCTGACGCTGTGCCGGACCTGCGGCCACCGTATCGAATGCCCGGCCTGCGATGCCTGGCTGGTCGAGCATCGCTTCGGGCGGAGACTGGAGTGTCACCACTGCGGTTTCGCGATGAAGACGCCGGACCACTGCCCGGAATGCGAGGATACCGGCAGCCTCGTCGCCTGCGGCCCCGGCGTGGAGCGCCTGCATGAGGAGGCCCTGTCGATCCTGCCGGATGCCCGGATCGAGGTCGTCACATCGGATACCCTGCAGGGACCGCTGGCTGCCGCCGCCTTCGTGGACCGCATGGCCAGCGGCGAGGTCAATCTGGTGATCGGCACCCAGATCGTGGCCAAGGGCTATCATTTCCCCCTGCTGACCCTTGTCGGGGTGATTGATGCCGATCTGGGTCTGGCGGGCGGCGACCTGCGTGCGTCGGAGCGGACGTTCCAGTTGTTGAGTCAGGTCGCCGGGCGAGCCGGACGCGCAGGCCATTCCGGCCGCGTCATGCTGCAAACCGCCAATCCGGGTGCCACCGTACTCCAGGCCATCGCCACCGGCGACCGCGACGGGTTCTATGCCGCCGAGGCTGCGATGCGGGAGGAACACGGCTGGCCCCCGTTCGGCCGGCTGGCCGCGCTGATCGTCTCGGGCGAGGATGAGGACCTGGTGGAGCGGAGCGCGAGCGACCTGGCGCGGGCCGCGCCGCGCAGCGAGGGGTTGCGGGTTCTGGGGCCGGCAGCGCCGCCGCTGGCACTGCTCAGGGGTCGATACCGACGTCGACTGCTCCTCAAGACCGGGCGGGACATCAGCATTCAACGGGTCCTGAGTGACTGGTTGTCGCGGGTGAAGCCACCGAACGCCGTAAGAGTTCAGGTGGATGTAGATCCCTACAGCTTCATGTGA
- the fsa gene encoding fructose-6-phosphate aldolase, producing the protein MKFFIDTADIEEIRDLASTGLVDGVTTNPSLVAKSGRNFLEVVEEICGVVNGPVSAECVATDFDTMLKEGRKLSKIADNIAVKVPLTEAGLKTCKALSDDGVMVNVTLCFSPAQALLAAKAGATFISPFVGRLDDIGQDGMDLIADVVTIYENYGFATEVLVASIRHPVHVVQAAKMGAGVATLPPKVLRQLFAHPLTDKGLAAFLKDWEATGQSIL; encoded by the coding sequence ATGAAATTCTTCATCGACACGGCGGATATTGAAGAGATTCGCGACCTGGCCTCAACCGGCCTGGTCGACGGTGTGACGACAAACCCGTCGCTGGTCGCAAAGAGCGGCCGCAACTTCCTGGAAGTGGTCGAGGAAATCTGCGGCGTCGTGAACGGCCCGGTCTCGGCGGAATGTGTCGCGACGGATTTCGACACCATGCTGAAGGAAGGTCGCAAACTGTCGAAGATCGCCGACAATATTGCGGTCAAGGTGCCGCTGACCGAGGCGGGGCTCAAGACCTGCAAGGCACTCAGCGACGATGGCGTCATGGTGAACGTGACCCTGTGCTTTTCCCCGGCCCAGGCCCTGCTGGCGGCTAAGGCCGGCGCGACCTTTATCTCGCCTTTCGTCGGGCGGCTGGACGATATCGGCCAGGACGGCATGGACCTGATTGCCGACGTCGTCACGATATATGAGAATTACGGCTTCGCCACCGAAGTGCTGGTCGCTTCGATCCGCCACCCGGTGCATGTGGTACAGGCCGCGAAAATGGGCGCGGGCGTCGCCACGCTGCCGCCGAAAGTGCTGCGCCAGCTGTTTGCGCACCCGCTGACCGATAAGGGCCTCGCCGCCTTCCTGAAGGACTGGGAAGCGACGGGTCAGTCGATTCTTTAA
- a CDS encoding heparinase II/III family protein yields the protein MRYRTARLAGMLGLYGIMLSGPRPGAPYRTVPDPWPGDPARGRAIASGRYTFAGTTVTPAESLWDQNEAGPGWRNAAHSFEWLRDLEAAGGDEAGECAQRLTLEWLERDLAGSKPANDRIAWSAGTVGRRVRAWLYHWRLVTDGLSGERTEAMLESLGRQIRHLAHYAGSDGIGAERLQGIIGYVQACLMLPMFSSRAGAAIGLLERELSFSILPDGCHATRSPRIQFEVMRDLVGLKELFQEMQREIPIGLITAIDRMAPVLRFFRHGDGGLALFHDSREGDSGEIDTVLGRADARGRAPLRCPHGGFEKLISGKLNVLADAGAPPGHPFDAHAHAAPLAIEVSYAAERLIVNCGAARLTEGDWARAQRSTAAHSTLGIEDTNADEIGKDGRIGRRRASTVVERNEADGAVWVEMSHDGYAKPFGVTHTRRLYLAPEGTDLRGEDVLDGPEGHTFTARFHLHPKVQVSLLSNNASALLKTPSGTGWRLRVSGAAMSLTDSVYLGGPQETKRTQQILLTGVTGPEGTRIKWALQRESKR from the coding sequence GTCGGGCCGTTACACCTTCGCCGGCACCACCGTGACACCCGCGGAGTCCCTGTGGGACCAGAACGAAGCCGGACCCGGATGGCGCAATGCGGCGCATTCCTTCGAATGGCTGCGGGATCTGGAGGCCGCCGGCGGCGACGAAGCAGGCGAATGCGCCCAACGTCTGACGCTGGAATGGCTGGAACGCGATCTGGCCGGAAGCAAACCGGCCAACGACCGCATCGCCTGGTCCGCCGGAACGGTCGGCCGACGGGTGCGTGCCTGGCTCTATCACTGGCGTCTGGTCACGGACGGGCTGAGCGGCGAGCGCACCGAAGCGATGCTGGAATCGCTGGGCCGGCAGATTCGCCACCTTGCACATTATGCCGGTTCGGACGGTATCGGCGCGGAACGCCTCCAGGGCATCATCGGCTATGTTCAGGCCTGTTTGATGCTGCCGATGTTTTCATCCCGTGCCGGGGCCGCGATCGGCTTGCTGGAGCGTGAGCTGTCCTTCTCCATCCTGCCGGATGGCTGTCATGCGACCCGCAGCCCGCGCATCCAGTTCGAGGTCATGCGCGATCTCGTCGGCCTGAAGGAACTGTTTCAGGAAATGCAGCGGGAGATTCCCATCGGCCTGATCACCGCCATCGATCGGATGGCGCCGGTGCTGAGATTCTTCCGGCATGGAGACGGTGGCCTCGCCCTGTTCCATGACAGCCGCGAAGGCGATAGCGGGGAAATCGATACGGTTCTGGGGCGGGCCGATGCGCGCGGTCGGGCGCCGCTACGATGCCCGCATGGCGGCTTCGAGAAATTGATATCCGGCAAGCTGAACGTCCTGGCGGATGCCGGCGCCCCGCCGGGCCATCCGTTCGATGCCCACGCCCATGCCGCCCCATTGGCGATCGAAGTCAGTTATGCCGCTGAACGACTGATCGTGAATTGCGGCGCCGCGCGCCTGACCGAAGGAGACTGGGCCCGGGCACAACGCAGTACCGCCGCCCATTCCACCCTGGGCATTGAAGACACGAACGCGGATGAGATCGGCAAGGATGGCCGGATCGGCCGCCGTCGCGCCAGCACCGTCGTCGAGCGCAATGAGGCCGACGGTGCGGTCTGGGTTGAAATGTCCCATGACGGTTATGCAAAACCCTTCGGCGTCACCCATACCCGCCGCCTCTATCTGGCACCGGAGGGCACCGACCTGCGTGGGGAGGATGTGCTGGACGGGCCGGAGGGGCACACCTTCACGGCGCGTTTCCACCTGCATCCGAAGGTTCAGGTCTCCCTCCTGTCGAACAACGCGTCGGCGCTGCTGAAGACCCCTTCCGGCACGGGGTGGCGCCTGCGGGTCAGCGGTGCCGCGATGTCGCTTACCGACAGCGTCTATCTGGGCGGGCCGCAGGAAACCAAACGGACCCAGCAGATACTGCTGACCGGCGTCACCGGCCCGGAAGGAACGCGGATCAAATGGGCGCTTCAGCGTGAATCGAAGCGCTGA
- a CDS encoding tyrosine recombinase XerC, with protein sequence MGDDRFDLSQHPVTGDGPTAKAYRAFLGWLSDERRLSPHTIAAYSHDVEDFLTFLTRHLGAPPDLSDLADLRQLDFRSWLARLSEDGVQDVSRARKLSSIRTFFRYLRKKGLVENDRLQLVRAPKIPHSVPKPLSVPDAELLLESAGDFETESWVAKRNIALLTMLYGCGLRIAEALSLNEKDAPSGDAMRVLGKGNKERFVPVLPAVRDALSAYLSESPFAGDPDGPLYRGVRGGRMNQDTARKPIRMLRIALGLPDTATPHALRHSFATHLLAGGGDLRAIQELLGHASLSTTQRYTEVDTARLMAEYARAHPRARR encoded by the coding sequence ATGGGCGATGATCGTTTCGATCTGTCGCAGCATCCCGTCACCGGGGACGGTCCGACAGCAAAGGCCTATCGCGCCTTCCTGGGTTGGTTGAGCGACGAACGGCGGCTCAGCCCCCATACGATTGCGGCTTATAGCCACGACGTCGAAGATTTCCTGACCTTTCTGACACGGCATCTGGGCGCACCGCCGGATCTATCCGACCTGGCCGATCTGCGACAACTGGATTTCCGGTCCTGGCTGGCGCGATTGTCGGAAGATGGCGTTCAGGACGTTTCCCGGGCCCGAAAACTGTCGTCGATCCGTACCTTCTTTCGGTATCTGCGCAAGAAGGGTCTGGTCGAAAACGATCGCCTGCAACTGGTCCGCGCCCCCAAGATACCCCATTCCGTCCCGAAGCCGTTGAGCGTGCCGGACGCGGAACTGCTTCTCGAATCGGCAGGGGATTTCGAAACCGAAAGCTGGGTTGCGAAGCGCAATATTGCCCTTCTGACCATGTTGTACGGGTGCGGTCTTCGCATAGCCGAGGCACTTTCCCTCAATGAAAAGGACGCACCGTCGGGCGATGCGATGCGGGTGCTGGGGAAGGGAAACAAGGAACGCTTCGTGCCGGTCCTGCCGGCGGTGCGGGACGCACTTTCCGCCTATCTTTCGGAAAGCCCGTTTGCCGGTGACCCGGACGGTCCGCTGTATCGCGGTGTACGTGGCGGGCGGATGAACCAGGATACGGCGCGCAAGCCGATCCGGATGCTGAGGATTGCACTGGGGCTTCCGGACACTGCGACGCCACACGCCCTGCGGCACAGTTTCGCGACCCATCTTCTTGCAGGAGGCGGTGATCTGCGCGCCATCCAGGAACTGCTCGGCCATGCCTCGCTCAGCACGACCCAGCGATACACGGAAGTCGATACCGCGCGCTTGATGGCGGAGTATGCGCGGGCTCATCCGCGTGCCAGACGGTGA
- the ychF gene encoding redox-regulated ATPase YchF, with protein sequence MGFNCGIVGLPNVGKSTLFNALTETQAAQAANFPFCTIEPNVGRVAVPDPRLDKLADLAKSAKIIPTQLEFVDIAGLVKGASKGEGLGNQFLGNIREVDAICHVLRCFESGDITHVEGSVDPLRDAETVETELMLSDMESLERRIQPIQKKANSGDKEAKAEIALMNKALDLLRDGKPARMADLTPEEEVPFRRLQLITSKPVLYVCNVEEDSAGVGNEHSAKVFEKAKAEGAEAVVISAAIEAEVAQLDTEEERREFLDTLGLEETGLARVIRAGYSLLDQITFFTVGPKEARAWTVFRGAKAPQAAGVIHTDFERGFIAAETIAYDDYAGLGGEAAAKEAGKVRLEGRDYLVKDGDVFHFRFNV encoded by the coding sequence ATGGGCTTCAATTGCGGTATTGTCGGTCTGCCCAATGTCGGCAAGTCGACCCTGTTCAACGCGCTGACCGAAACGCAGGCCGCCCAGGCCGCGAACTTTCCGTTCTGTACGATCGAACCGAATGTCGGTCGCGTCGCCGTGCCGGATCCGCGCCTGGACAAGCTGGCCGACTTGGCAAAATCCGCGAAGATAATCCCCACGCAGCTCGAATTCGTGGACATTGCGGGTCTGGTCAAGGGCGCTTCCAAGGGTGAGGGACTCGGCAACCAGTTCCTCGGCAATATCCGTGAGGTCGATGCGATCTGCCATGTGCTGCGCTGTTTCGAAAGCGGAGACATCACCCATGTCGAAGGGTCAGTCGATCCGCTGCGCGATGCGGAAACTGTTGAGACCGAACTGATGCTTTCGGACATGGAAAGCCTGGAGCGGCGCATTCAGCCGATCCAGAAGAAGGCGAATTCCGGCGACAAGGAAGCCAAGGCCGAGATCGCCCTGATGAACAAGGCGCTGGACCTGTTGCGGGACGGCAAGCCCGCCCGCATGGCCGATCTGACGCCGGAGGAAGAAGTTCCGTTTCGCCGATTGCAGCTGATCACGTCGAAGCCCGTCCTCTATGTCTGTAATGTGGAGGAGGATTCGGCAGGGGTCGGAAATGAACATTCGGCGAAGGTGTTCGAAAAGGCCAAGGCCGAAGGTGCCGAAGCGGTGGTGATTTCCGCTGCGATCGAGGCCGAGGTCGCTCAGCTCGACACCGAGGAAGAGCGCCGCGAGTTTCTCGACACGCTGGGGCTGGAGGAAACCGGTCTCGCACGGGTCATCCGGGCTGGATATTCACTCCTGGACCAGATTACCTTCTTCACGGTCGGGCCCAAGGAAGCTCGCGCCTGGACCGTGTTCCGTGGCGCGAAGGCGCCGCAGGCCGCCGGGGTCATTCACACCGATTTCGAACGAGGCTTCATCGCCGCCGAAACCATCGCCTATGACGACTATGCCGGTCTGGGCGGCGAAGCGGCCGCCAAGGAAGCGGGGAAGGTGAGACTGGAAGGGCGCGATTACCTGGTAAAGGACGGTGACGTCTTCCATTTCCGTTTCAACGTCTGA
- the pth gene encoding aminoacyl-tRNA hydrolase yields MRLVVGLGNPGPKYERNRHNVGFLAVDEIVRRHSFSAWRSRFQGLTSEGDVAGEKVLILKPATFMNESGRAVGEAMRFFKLQPSDVTVLYDELDLAPTRIKVKQGGGNGGHNGLKSIDAHIGKDYWRVRIGIGHPGDKSRVVGHVLSDFSKAEWPDFERLLDGISDRFDLLAQGRASDFMSKLAMDLNPSKSAPQSKESSPAAVTPARAGAEKPETGLAAQLKKWMSGGPDDQ; encoded by the coding sequence ATGCGTCTCGTCGTTGGGCTCGGCAATCCCGGACCGAAATACGAGCGCAACCGCCACAATGTCGGATTTCTGGCGGTGGACGAAATCGTCCGCCGCCATTCCTTTTCCGCCTGGCGTAGCCGGTTTCAGGGCCTGACCTCGGAAGGCGATGTCGCCGGAGAGAAGGTTCTGATCCTCAAGCCGGCGACCTTCATGAACGAGAGTGGACGCGCCGTCGGCGAGGCCATGCGCTTCTTCAAGCTGCAGCCCTCGGACGTGACGGTGCTGTATGACGAATTGGACCTTGCCCCGACCCGCATCAAGGTGAAGCAGGGCGGTGGCAATGGCGGCCATAACGGTCTGAAGTCCATCGATGCGCATATCGGCAAGGATTATTGGCGCGTGCGGATCGGCATCGGCCATCCCGGTGACAAATCCCGGGTTGTCGGTCATGTCCTGTCGGATTTCAGCAAGGCCGAATGGCCGGATTTCGAACGACTGCTGGATGGAATCTCGGATCGGTTCGATCTTCTGGCGCAGGGCCGGGCCTCGGATTTCATGTCCAAACTGGCCATGGATCTGAACCCGTCGAAATCGGCGCCACAGTCTAAGGAAAGCAGTCCGGCTGCCGTGACCCCGGCGAGGGCTGGTGCCGAGAAGCCGGAAACCGGTCTGGCGGCCCAATTGAAGAAATGGATGTCCGGCGGTCCGGACGATCAGTGA
- the pgsA gene encoding CDP-diacylglycerol--glycerol-3-phosphate 3-phosphatidyltransferase, translating to MLFSLPNFLTLLRIVAIAPIVGLFYIDENWARWTAFGLFAVAGITDFFDGYLARATGQVSKLGRFLDPIADKLLIAAVILMLVASGGLSGLAVLPGLVILIREITVSGLREYLAELRVGMPVSNLAKWKTTIQMLALGFLIVGKAGPAILPTVLIGDVLIWIAALLTVVTGFDYLRAGLKHMTE from the coding sequence ATGTTGTTCAGTCTGCCGAATTTCCTCACGCTGCTGCGCATTGTGGCGATCGCACCGATCGTCGGCCTGTTCTATATCGACGAGAACTGGGCCCGCTGGACGGCCTTCGGCCTGTTTGCCGTTGCCGGAATTACCGATTTCTTCGACGGATATCTCGCCCGCGCCACCGGGCAGGTGTCGAAGCTGGGCCGCTTCCTGGACCCGATCGCGGACAAGCTCCTGATCGCCGCGGTAATCCTGATGCTGGTTGCGTCCGGCGGTTTGAGCGGGCTCGCGGTTCTGCCCGGCCTCGTCATCCTGATCCGCGAAATCACTGTTTCCGGTCTGCGCGAATACCTTGCCGAACTGCGGGTCGGCATGCCGGTATCCAACCTGGCCAAGTGGAAGACCACAATCCAGATGCTGGCGCTTGGCTTCCTGATCGTCGGGAAGGCCGGTCCGGCCATTCTGCCGACCGTGCTGATCGGCGACGTTTTGATCTGGATCGCGGCCCTGCTGACGGTCGTCACCGGTTTCGACTATCTGCGCGCCGGCCTGAAACATATGACGGAATAG